From the genome of Papaver somniferum cultivar HN1 chromosome 2, ASM357369v1, whole genome shotgun sequence, one region includes:
- the LOC113350830 gene encoding F-box/kelch-repeat protein At3g06240-like yields the protein MDKNKILPSLPEEIIIDILSRLPPISLLKFRCVCKSWSILFNDPKLINLIMKNNIVMLRDDNTIYSFDYESSSSLLPDDIASHIKKIHLPPVVRAHPRIVGSCKGLVCLTSSRSYCLWNPSTREYKAIPISTAPGYQSVSSGCSTRDITHGFGYDCLTDDYKFIEILPGTNSSRPVVGVYSLRSNSWEPGYIPYEFSRETPPGVLSNGALHWFANSSSSSSRVLIAMDVGDQSTREIAQPGKFDVNGGNRHLDVLDRCLCMLYSSDDSSESFEVWVMKDYGVRESWMQVYNIPRMTMFGRTLRCFRQIQCLRNGELLCEIKTQNDDKADDSTMVLYNPKDDKVRILKINGDRSYFTSSIFQIESYVQSSVSLNSGTYVDQEQEKKDLSVAFKKAIWK from the coding sequence ATGGACAAGAACAAGATTCTGCCGAGTCTCCCAGAAGAAATCATCATCGACATCCTTTCGAGGTTACCACCAATATCACTCTTAAAGTTCAGGTGCGTATGCAAATCTTGGAGCATCTTATTTAATGATCCTAAATTGATCAACTTGATTATGAAAAACAATATTGTCATGCTGAGAGATGATAACACAATATACTCGTTTGATTATGAATCGTCATCATCATTACTACCTGATGATATTGCCTCGCATATTAAGAAGATTCATCTGCCACCAGTGGTGAGAGCTCATCCACGCATTGTGGGTTCTTGCAAGGGATTGGTTTGCTTAACTTCTTCTCGTAGCTATTGCCTTTGGAACCCATCTACCAGAGAGTACAAAGCTATACCAATATCAACAGCACCTGGATATCAATCTGTCTCTTCGGGATGCTCCACTAGAGATATTACACATGGGTTTGGCTACGACTGCTTGACCGATGATTACAAGTTTATCGAAATATTGCCTGGTACGAACAGCAGTCGACCTGTAGTTGGTGTCTACTCATTGAGATCAAATTCATGGGAACCAGGATATATTCCTTATGAATTTTCTCGTGAAACACCACCGGGGGTGTTGTCTAACGGTGCTCTTCACTGGTTTGCaaattcctcctcctcctcctccagggTCTTAATCGCTATGGATGTTGGAGACCAGAGTACTCGTGAAATCGCACAACCAGGAAAGTTTGATGTCAATGGCGGTAATAGACATCTCGACGTGTTGGATAGGTGTCTTTGTATGCTTTACAGTAGTGATGATTCTTCGGAAAGTTTTGAGGTCTGGGTTATGAAGGATTACGGAGTCAGAGAGTCTTGGATGCAAGTGTACAACATTCCTCGGATGACTATGTTTGGCCGTACGCTTCGCTGCTTCAGGCAGATACAATGTCTAAGAAATGGAGAGCTTCTTTGCGAAATTAAAACCCAGAACGATGATAAGGCAGATGATAGTACTATGGTTTTATATAATCCGAAGGATGATAAAGTTAGGATTTTGAAGATCAATGGTGATAGGAGTTATTTCACATCCTCTATATTCCAAATAGAGAGTTATGTGCAGAGCTCGGTTTCACTTAATTCGGGTACTTATGTTGATCAAgagcaagaaaaaaaggatttatcTGTTGCAT